The Bernardetia litoralis DSM 6794 genome includes a window with the following:
- the murG gene encoding undecaprenyldiphospho-muramoylpentapeptide beta-N-acetylglucosaminyltransferase: MRVIISGGGTGGHIYPGIAIADALKEINQNTEILFVGAEGKMEMEKVPKAGYHVIGLPIRGLQRSFSPKNILENLKFPVRLFGSLNQARKVIKDFKPNVVVGTGGYASGAVLQVATTMSIPTLIQEQNGHAGLTNKILSRQVDAICVAYPNMESYFPKQKIQFTGNPVRSDLKNLPNPVQSDFDYFNLTQSKKTILVMGGSGGAKIINESILNGIETILENDFQIIWQTGKFYIDSIKEKLAQKNLSNHPHIFVSDFIHDMKKAYQCADIVVGRAGALTISELTLAEKPAILIPSPNVAEDHQTKNAMALAKEDAAMLIKDNEANERLIPTLIYVLNDENQQEKLKNNIKNFACPDAAKDIARRVMELKK; encoded by the coding sequence GTGCGAGTAATTATAAGTGGAGGAGGAACAGGTGGGCATATTTACCCTGGAATTGCTATTGCAGATGCCCTAAAAGAAATAAACCAAAATACAGAAATTCTCTTTGTGGGAGCAGAAGGAAAAATGGAAATGGAAAAAGTACCAAAGGCAGGTTATCATGTCATTGGTCTTCCTATTCGTGGTTTGCAGCGTAGTTTTTCACCAAAAAACATCTTAGAAAATTTAAAATTTCCTGTTCGTTTGTTTGGAAGTCTTAATCAAGCACGAAAAGTAATCAAAGATTTTAAGCCTAATGTTGTTGTCGGAACGGGTGGTTATGCAAGTGGTGCTGTTTTGCAAGTAGCTACAACAATGAGCATTCCGACACTTATTCAAGAGCAAAACGGACATGCAGGACTTACAAACAAGATTCTTTCACGCCAAGTAGATGCTATTTGTGTCGCTTATCCAAATATGGAAAGCTATTTTCCAAAACAAAAAATACAATTTACAGGAAATCCAGTTCGCTCAGATTTGAAGAATTTACCTAATCCAGTGCAATCAGATTTTGATTATTTTAACCTTACTCAAAGCAAAAAAACTATCTTGGTAATGGGTGGAAGTGGTGGTGCAAAAATCATCAATGAAAGTATTTTGAATGGAATTGAAACTATTTTGGAGAATGATTTTCAAATTATTTGGCAAACTGGAAAGTTTTATATTGATTCTATAAAAGAAAAATTAGCTCAAAAAAATCTCTCAAATCACCCTCATATTTTTGTGAGTGATTTTATTCATGATATGAAAAAAGCCTATCAATGTGCTGATATTGTAGTTGGTCGTGCTGGTGCTTTGACGATTTCAGAACTTACTTTAGCTGAAAAACCTGCAATTTTGATTCCTTCACCAAATGTAGCCGAAGACCACCAAACCAAAAATGCAATGGCACTTGCAAAAGAAGATGCAGCCATGCTTATAAAAGATAACGAAGCAAATGAAAGACTCATTCCAACTTTAATTTATGTTTTGAATGATGAAAATCAACAAGAAAAACTAAAAAATAATATCAAAAACTTTGCTTGTCCTGATGCAGCCAAAGATATTGCTAGGCGTGTAATGGAATTGAAAAAATAA
- the folK gene encoding 2-amino-4-hydroxy-6-hydroxymethyldihydropteridine diphosphokinase — MTQKTVFLLLGGNLGDRENNILEAKKYISLQIGHLEKESSLYQTAAWGVENQPSFLNQVIKISSLLSPQEILLQIEDIEKKLGRKRYQKWYARTIDVDILYYESDILEDEENENGQKNLKVPHPFLQERRFTLVPLVEIAPDFIHPTLQKTNTELLEKCLDKLPVKKYENRILHS, encoded by the coding sequence ATGACACAAAAAACCGTTTTTCTACTATTAGGAGGAAATCTAGGCGATAGAGAAAATAATATTTTAGAGGCAAAAAAATATATTTCTTTACAGATTGGACACCTAGAAAAAGAATCTAGTCTTTATCAAACAGCAGCTTGGGGCGTAGAAAATCAACCTTCTTTTCTTAATCAAGTAATTAAAATTTCCTCATTATTATCCCCACAAGAAATATTACTTCAGATAGAAGACATAGAAAAAAAATTAGGTAGAAAACGCTATCAAAAATGGTATGCACGAACGATTGATGTAGATATTCTTTACTATGAAAGTGATATTTTGGAAGATGAAGAAAATGAAAATGGACAAAAAAACTTGAAAGTACCTCATCCATTTTTACAAGAACGTCGTTTTACGCTTGTTCCATTAGTAGAAATAGCTCCTGATTTTATTCATCCTACTTTACAAAAAACAAATACAGAACTCTTGGAGAAGTGTTTGGATAAATTGCCTGTGAAGAAGTATGAAAATAGAATTTTGCATAGTTAA
- a CDS encoding gliding motility-associated C-terminal domain-containing protein — protein sequence MIFINNYPKLLKNYIIVLFFLFFLFLQGFSFAQEANFTIQGTKGCAPFTVTVQDESGAAPNQVSYKFGEGNVQTENTFTFIMPGIYSVTQFVSGGSSLQKTNVIRVFSRQPVDFKIIRCVGKKIKLDIQDFYYDAYKIDFGDNTFAQTGDNGSVEHTYSTEEEYTVVVRGLFDEDTENCIATERVIKPVEGLLPAVINRLEAFADGTAQIDYTLNTSLPHVLEILTSNGFEYKATIPEDSNNYLIQNASPGDTYRMSVRDQCQSDTKNSSIFYIPNSNTTVEDNHVNINWEVNRELDANEFVKYSILRNGESIFETTDSSLVYLKDEAVACQVRYCYQVEIEYSSGLKLISPERCVLAQSNLPPPAVSDVYATFTPTNQTILNWNYPNGIEADSINSLSFIRNDNIGNTTKYNLPSSTINFEDTQVNIDSSPYCYSISYVSSCKLSSEFSGFICPILLSYEGTPTNKEGILTFNWTAFGGLETSNYVLEQTDTLNKEPFAIQNISNGAGFYTIDIENQEKQTIHVRVRADLGDTTTYSNTVRIDFRSFINLPNAFTPNGDNLNDTYGIESKFIKEFEMMIFNRWGEIVFQTNDVNGRWDGRYRNGFAPSGEYTLKIVAFDQRNKKHTLTEMIKLIR from the coding sequence ATGATATTCATAAATAATTACCCTAAATTACTCAAGAACTATATTATTGTATTATTTTTCTTGTTTTTTCTCTTCTTACAAGGATTTTCTTTTGCTCAAGAAGCTAATTTTACTATTCAAGGTACTAAAGGTTGTGCTCCTTTTACCGTAACAGTACAAGACGAGTCGGGTGCTGCGCCTAATCAAGTTTCTTATAAATTTGGAGAAGGTAATGTCCAAACAGAAAATACATTTACATTTATTATGCCTGGAATTTATTCAGTCACACAATTTGTGAGTGGAGGCAGCTCTCTACAAAAAACAAATGTCATAAGAGTATTTTCCCGTCAACCTGTAGATTTTAAGATTATTCGTTGTGTAGGCAAAAAAATAAAGTTAGATATACAAGATTTTTATTATGATGCATATAAAATTGATTTTGGAGATAATACCTTTGCACAAACAGGAGATAATGGCTCTGTCGAACATACTTATTCAACCGAAGAAGAATACACAGTTGTAGTAAGAGGGCTTTTTGATGAAGATACCGAAAATTGTATAGCTACCGAACGAGTAATTAAACCTGTTGAAGGACTTCTTCCTGCAGTCATAAATCGCTTAGAAGCATTTGCTGATGGAACAGCGCAGATAGATTATACACTCAATACAAGTTTGCCTCATGTCTTGGAAATACTGACTAGCAATGGTTTTGAGTATAAGGCTACTATTCCAGAGGATTCTAATAATTATTTGATTCAAAATGCTTCGCCAGGTGACACATATCGTATGTCAGTAAGAGATCAATGTCAAAGTGATACTAAAAATTCGTCTATTTTTTATATTCCTAATTCAAATACAACAGTAGAAGATAATCATGTTAATATAAACTGGGAGGTAAATAGAGAGCTTGATGCAAATGAATTTGTAAAATACAGTATTTTAAGAAATGGAGAATCTATTTTTGAAACTACAGATAGTTCTTTAGTTTATCTAAAAGATGAAGCTGTTGCTTGTCAGGTAAGGTATTGTTATCAAGTAGAAATTGAATACAGCTCTGGTTTGAAATTAATTAGTCCAGAAAGATGTGTTTTGGCTCAATCCAATCTTCCACCTCCTGCTGTATCAGACGTTTATGCCACTTTTACACCTACTAACCAAACTATCTTAAATTGGAATTATCCTAATGGTATAGAAGCAGACTCTATTAATAGTTTATCATTTATTCGAAATGATAATATAGGAAATACAACAAAGTACAATTTGCCTTCTTCAACAATCAATTTTGAAGATACTCAAGTAAATATTGATTCATCCCCTTATTGTTATTCTATATCTTACGTAAGTTCTTGTAAACTTAGTTCTGAATTTAGTGGCTTTATTTGTCCTATTTTACTAAGTTATGAAGGAACTCCCACCAATAAAGAAGGAATTCTTACTTTTAATTGGACTGCTTTTGGAGGACTTGAAACTTCAAATTATGTTTTAGAACAAACAGACACTTTAAATAAAGAGCCTTTTGCTATACAAAATATCTCAAATGGAGCAGGTTTTTATACTATTGACATTGAAAATCAAGAAAAACAAACAATTCATGTCAGAGTGCGTGCAGATTTGGGAGATACAACAACATATTCAAACACTGTTCGTATTGATTTTCGTTCTTTTATTAATCTTCCCAATGCTTTTACACCTAATGGTGATAATCTAAATGATACTTATGGAATAGAAAGTAAGTTTATAAAAGAATTTGAAATGATGATTTTTAATCGATGGGGAGAAATTGTTTTTCAGACTAATGATGTCAATGGGCGTTGGGACGGAAGGTATAGAAATGGCTTTGCTCCTTCTGGAGAATACACACTAAAAATAGTAGCCTTTGACCAACGAAATAAAAAACATACTTTGACAGAAATGATAAAATTAATACGATAA
- a CDS encoding AAA family ATPase, with translation MEKLIVKNFKAIEYAEIEVNDLTFFIGQQASGKSTLAKLVYFFKTLGQFIGNELLSQENSYQTTQIEKKIQHITSVFFLTMFGHNENFHIDFSYSNGNSIKFFSDEELAFTFEDDDNILSKLSIELIQPIQELNALRETNTSFNDRTFKLWENKVDDILDKYLPYKKDNIYFPAGRSFLSLADKNVIEIGKGYKEEFENYIRQSETGAFDTPLLYPTINENALIISSYINHCLHLKKIFKTISNIVFQDKNLIESMVKQQEILRGDYFQNDSNEGINIEKNKILLQNTSSGQQEVIRLLQDINNLIISYKIAAFRIYEEPEAHLFPASQKALMEMIVILLNSNPNVQLLISTHTPYLLAVLNVLMEAKELEKQLGENDLTLNSLVLKEERLDVSRVRVYSAKQTESGRFIFENIVNQDTQSIDAEIIDKVSEEIGMTYNQLLDLRSNLSNSVSE, from the coding sequence ATGGAAAAGTTAATAGTAAAGAATTTTAAAGCAATAGAATATGCCGAAATAGAAGTAAATGACCTTACTTTTTTCATCGGACAACAAGCGAGTGGAAAAAGTACACTTGCTAAATTGGTTTATTTTTTTAAAACGTTGGGACAGTTTATTGGTAATGAATTGCTTTCTCAAGAAAATAGTTATCAAACTACACAGATAGAAAAAAAAATTCAACATATAACTTCTGTTTTCTTTTTAACTATGTTTGGGCATAATGAGAACTTTCATATAGATTTTTCTTATTCTAATGGTAATTCTATAAAGTTTTTCTCAGATGAAGAACTTGCTTTTACATTTGAAGATGATGACAATATTTTATCAAAATTATCAATAGAATTAATACAACCTATTCAAGAACTAAATGCTTTACGAGAAACAAATACTTCATTTAATGATAGAACATTCAAATTATGGGAAAATAAAGTTGATGATATTTTAGATAAATATTTACCTTATAAAAAAGATAATATCTACTTTCCTGCTGGTCGTAGTTTTTTATCATTAGCAGATAAAAATGTAATAGAAATTGGTAAAGGATATAAAGAAGAGTTTGAAAATTATATTAGACAATCCGAAACAGGTGCTTTTGATACTCCATTATTATATCCTACTATAAATGAAAATGCTTTAATTATTTCCTCTTATATTAATCATTGTTTACATTTAAAAAAAATATTCAAAACTATTAGTAACATTGTTTTCCAAGATAAAAACCTGATAGAATCTATGGTTAAACAACAAGAAATTTTAAGAGGTGATTATTTTCAAAATGATAGCAATGAAGGAATAAATATAGAAAAAAATAAGATTCTTTTACAAAACACTTCATCTGGACAACAAGAAGTGATTAGACTTTTGCAAGACATTAATAATCTTATCATCTCTTATAAAATAGCAGCCTTCAGAATCTATGAAGAACCCGAAGCACATTTATTTCCTGCCTCACAAAAAGCATTAATGGAAATGATTGTGATTTTATTAAATTCTAATCCGAATGTTCAATTACTTATTTCTACTCATACACCGTATTTATTAGCTGTTTTAAATGTTTTGATGGAAGCTAAAGAACTAGAAAAACAGTTGGGAGAAAATGATTTGACTTTAAACTCTTTAGTTCTAAAAGAAGAACGTTTAGATGTTAGTCGTGTACGTGTGTATAGCGCAAAACAAACAGAAAGTGGTAGATTTATTTTTGAAAATATAGTAAATCAAGACACACAAAGTATCGATGCAGAGATAATTGATAAGGTTTCAGAAGAAATTGGAATGACGTATAACCAACTCTTAGACTTACGTAGCAATCTCTCTAACTCTGTATCTGAATGA
- a CDS encoding alpha/beta hydrolase family protein — MNKKELTLSNTLSPENPILIDYHLPNNKKTSFKTPVIIFLHGFKGFKDWGAFNQMAEMWTNKGFLVFKINFSHNGTTPQSPFDFEDLEAFGQNTITKELSDIKILIDFICNEKSDLPKRNIEDLRLVGHSRGGSTAIIYASKDKRIKKVITLSAVSDLEARYFNEKNQKEWQQNDVVIIENGRTNQKMPLYESFYKDFKKNPINYSVKEATQKLSQTNRPQLIIHGIKDSSVTSQDAKDIFEWSNSTTNQNAKLVLVEDADHTYNTKHPNLIRNSEELPTQFLEMIDLVAKF; from the coding sequence ATGAATAAAAAAGAACTGACTTTATCCAATACATTATCTCCAGAAAACCCCATTTTAATAGATTATCATCTTCCTAATAATAAAAAAACAAGTTTTAAAACTCCTGTTATTATCTTTTTGCATGGCTTCAAAGGCTTTAAAGATTGGGGGGCATTCAATCAAATGGCTGAGATGTGGACAAATAAAGGGTTTTTAGTTTTTAAAATTAATTTTTCTCATAACGGAACAACTCCTCAAAGTCCATTTGATTTTGAAGATTTAGAAGCATTTGGACAAAATACAATTACAAAAGAACTTTCAGATATAAAAATACTTATCGATTTTATTTGTAATGAAAAATCAGATTTACCAAAACGAAATATAGAAGACCTTCGTCTTGTTGGGCATAGCCGAGGAGGAAGTACAGCTATTATTTATGCTTCAAAAGACAAACGAATCAAAAAAGTAATTACACTTTCAGCTGTAAGTGATTTGGAGGCTCGTTATTTCAATGAAAAAAATCAAAAAGAATGGCAACAAAATGATGTTGTTATTATTGAAAATGGACGCACAAATCAAAAAATGCCTTTGTATGAATCATTTTATAAAGATTTTAAAAAAAATCCTATAAATTATTCTGTAAAAGAGGCAACTCAAAAACTTAGTCAAACAAATAGACCACAACTTATTATTCATGGAATAAAAGATAGTTCTGTAACTTCACAAGATGCAAAAGATATTTTTGAATGGAGTAATTCTACAACTAATCAGAATGCAAAATTGGTTTTGGTAGAAGATGCAGACCATACTTATAATACAAAACACCCAAATTTGATAAGGAATAGTGAAGAATTACCGACTCAATTTTTAGAAATGATTGATTTAGTGGCTAAGTTCTGA
- a CDS encoding DUF3108 domain-containing protein has product MKKLHINTLSYSLNKLKKSPLRMFAILAVSVGFLIFSTSAFMTYQNGNRVAMLSDVTFTKGEKISYLVHYGFINAGEAVVKVDNNFHNVNGNSCYKVDVEGKTVGMFALATDVDDKWSSYIDRQKHIPRKFYRKIKENKYRKEETIMFDHTGKQANVKYKKRDDKTWTKKEYPIPTNVQDMISGYYFLRRVDYEKLTKNEIIRMDAFFEDSVYDFKVRYIGKETIKTKIGKKETFVMTPIMPENGLFSGKESIKIWMSADEDRIPLKIRADMFIGGIEVDVTEYDK; this is encoded by the coding sequence ATGAAAAAACTACACATTAATACACTTTCTTATTCTTTGAATAAACTAAAAAAATCGCCTTTACGAATGTTTGCCATTTTGGCAGTTTCTGTTGGCTTTCTTATTTTTTCGACTTCTGCTTTTATGACTTATCAAAATGGAAATAGAGTAGCCATGCTTTCAGATGTTACTTTTACAAAAGGAGAAAAAATCTCTTATTTAGTGCATTATGGTTTTATTAATGCTGGTGAAGCTGTGGTAAAAGTAGATAATAACTTTCATAATGTAAATGGAAATAGCTGTTATAAAGTTGATGTAGAGGGAAAAACAGTTGGAATGTTTGCCTTAGCAACTGATGTAGATGACAAATGGAGTTCATATATTGATAGACAAAAACATATTCCACGCAAGTTTTATAGAAAAATAAAGGAGAATAAATATAGAAAAGAAGAAACAATTATGTTTGACCACACAGGAAAACAGGCAAACGTAAAATACAAAAAAAGAGATGATAAAACTTGGACAAAAAAAGAATATCCAATTCCAACAAATGTACAAGACATGATTAGTGGATATTATTTTTTACGTAGAGTAGATTATGAAAAATTGACTAAAAATGAAATTATCAGAATGGATGCTTTCTTTGAAGATTCAGTTTATGATTTTAAGGTGCGTTATATTGGAAAAGAAACTATTAAAACAAAAATTGGTAAAAAAGAAACCTTTGTAATGACTCCAATTATGCCAGAAAATGGTCTTTTTAGTGGAAAAGAATCTATCAAAATTTGGATGTCAGCAGATGAAGACCGAATCCCTCTCAAAATTAGAGCTGATATGTTTATTGGTGGTATTGAAGTTGATGTAACAGAATATGATAAATAA
- a CDS encoding mevalonate kinase family protein, whose protein sequence is MKSPFFNSKILLFGEYGIIHEAMGLALPYDLFQGRLIFKNVTQVSSKILQSNNELRSFADYLKELVKEDDFPIAFDFTSLEFDLEQGLFFESTIPQGFGVGSSGSLTAAMYQRYARRKLPIANGVPTTEEISDLKKVFAKMESHFHGASSGFDPLICYLNMPLLIKSKKEIEVTQIPDFDGNNGKELNKGAIFLLNTGRPRRTEPLVNLFLEKCKNKEFADACQNEFIPLNNACIKTFLANDLKAMFKNLSDLSHFQYKNFQPMIPSLYRPLWKYGLQTDDYYLKLCGAGGGGFILGFAKDFDKVKHHFSQYQVRVVYEI, encoded by the coding sequence ATGAAATCTCCTTTTTTCAACTCAAAAATACTCCTTTTTGGCGAGTATGGCATTATTCACGAAGCAATGGGACTTGCTCTTCCTTACGATTTATTTCAAGGAAGACTCATATTCAAAAATGTAACACAGGTTTCTTCTAAAATTCTTCAATCAAATAATGAACTTCGCAGTTTTGCTGATTATCTCAAAGAGCTTGTAAAAGAAGACGATTTTCCGATTGCTTTTGATTTCACTTCACTAGAATTTGATTTGGAACAAGGTCTTTTCTTTGAATCTACCATTCCACAGGGTTTTGGTGTGGGAAGTTCAGGTTCACTTACGGCTGCGATGTATCAGCGTTATGCTCGTAGAAAATTACCAATTGCAAATGGAGTTCCGACCACAGAAGAAATTAGTGATTTGAAAAAGGTTTTTGCTAAAATGGAAAGTCATTTTCATGGTGCAAGTTCGGGTTTTGACCCTCTGATTTGTTATTTGAATATGCCTTTACTTATAAAAAGTAAAAAAGAAATTGAAGTAACTCAGATTCCAGATTTTGATGGAAATAATGGTAAAGAACTCAATAAAGGAGCTATTTTTTTACTCAATACAGGAAGACCACGAAGAACAGAGCCTTTAGTAAACCTGTTTTTAGAAAAATGCAAAAACAAAGAATTTGCAGATGCGTGTCAGAATGAGTTTATTCCTTTGAATAATGCTTGTATCAAAACTTTTTTAGCAAATGATTTGAAAGCCATGTTTAAAAACTTGAGTGATTTATCTCATTTTCAATACAAAAATTTCCAGCCTATGATTCCGTCTTTATACCGTCCACTTTGGAAATACGGATTACAAACCGATGATTATTATTTGAAACTCTGTGGCGCAGGTGGTGGAGGTTTTATTTTAGGTTTTGCAAAAGATTTTGATAAAGTAAAACATCATTTTTCGCAGTATCAAGTTAGGGTGGTTTATGAGATTTGA
- a CDS encoding diphosphomevalonate/mevalonate 3,5-bisphosphate decarboxylase family protein, translating to MNFSVTDNDFFKETSSFYKEIKKGRITHQSPSNIALIKYWGKHGVQLPNNPSLSFTLTNAFTETKLDYQSKAKKESKTEISLEFWFENKKNKKFEQKIYKFLENLLPTQPFLGFVHLKIYSQNSFPHSAGIASSASSMAALALCLCDLEKNLLNTLQNEEEFYQKASYLARLGSGSAARSVYSNIPITTWGQTENIKDSSDLFASPYKLPIHDIFQKYQDTILIVSAEEKSVSSRAGHALMEDNPFAKTRYELAHSNLKKLIIALEKGDTETFIEVVENEAFVLHALMMCSSPPFILMETGTLTIIKKIQKFRKKTGIPICFTLDAGANVHVLYPKKHKKECLNFIEKKLKPFCFEGKYLKDNVSYQ from the coding sequence ATGAATTTTTCTGTAACCGACAATGATTTTTTTAAGGAAACTTCTTCATTCTACAAAGAAATAAAAAAAGGAAGAATTACCCATCAAAGCCCTTCAAATATTGCTTTAATAAAATACTGGGGAAAACATGGCGTACAACTTCCTAACAATCCTTCTCTTAGTTTTACACTAACAAATGCCTTTACAGAAACAAAATTGGATTATCAGTCCAAAGCAAAAAAGGAATCCAAAACAGAAATTTCTCTAGAATTTTGGTTTGAAAACAAGAAAAACAAAAAATTTGAGCAAAAAATATATAAGTTTTTAGAAAACCTTTTGCCTACACAACCTTTTTTAGGTTTTGTACATCTCAAAATTTATTCTCAAAATTCTTTTCCTCATTCGGCAGGAATTGCTTCATCAGCTTCTAGTATGGCAGCTTTAGCTTTGTGTTTGTGTGATTTGGAAAAAAATCTTTTAAATACGCTTCAAAACGAAGAAGAATTTTATCAAAAGGCTTCTTATTTGGCTCGCTTGGGTTCTGGAAGTGCTGCTCGTTCGGTTTATTCAAACATTCCAATCACGACGTGGGGACAAACAGAAAATATAAAAGATTCATCTGACCTTTTTGCAAGTCCTTATAAATTACCAATTCACGATATTTTTCAAAAATATCAAGATACAATTTTGATAGTTTCGGCAGAAGAAAAAAGTGTTTCTAGTCGTGCTGGTCATGCACTTATGGAAGATAATCCTTTTGCAAAAACTCGTTACGAACTGGCGCATTCAAATCTAAAAAAATTGATTATTGCTTTAGAAAAAGGCGATACAGAAACATTTATTGAAGTGGTAGAAAATGAGGCTTTTGTCTTGCATGCGCTCATGATGTGTAGTTCACCTCCTTTTATTTTGATGGAAACAGGAACGCTAACCATTATCAAAAAAATACAAAAATTCAGAAAAAAAACAGGCATTCCTATTTGTTTTACGCTTGATGCTGGTGCAAATGTACACGTTTTATATCCCAAAAAACATAAAAAAGAATGTCTTAATTTTATAGAAAAAAAACTAAAACCATTCTGTTTTGAAGGAAAATATCTTAAAGACAATGTCAGTTATCAGTAA